In Castanea sativa cultivar Marrone di Chiusa Pesio chromosome 6, ASM4071231v1, a single window of DNA contains:
- the LOC142640032 gene encoding uncharacterized protein LOC142640032, producing MLVKSAKVSEHLRDLQETFDTLRMYKMKLNPNKCVFGVTAGKFLGFMVSQRGIEVHPEKVKAIMELSPPRTVKEVQSLTRKIAALNRFVSRATGRCLPFLRTLRRSFEWMDECQRVFEELKAYLSAPPLLSPSAPGEELFLYLVVSSAAGADEMPTWKVHIDESSNKNTGGVGVVLYTSEGDKIECMIRLDFATTNNEAEYEALVAGLELAIAAGARKAVVYSDSKVVASQVNGSYDYDIRMQEVSTENGWKIPILAYLKDGKLPDNKDDARKLKVKAAQFVLVKNVLTTARTPTGETPFRLVYGTEALIPAEVGLVTYRVESYEESKNNEASHLELDLVDEIRAVVAQRLARYQDMMAKHYNSKVKHKDFQVGDLVLRKVLGATNDASQGKLGPNWEGPYRIISWHRKRTYYLETLDGRKLSHPWNTEHLKKYYQ from the exons atgctggtaaagagcgCAAAGGTGTCTGaacatctgagggacctccaagAGACTTTCGATACTCTTCGGATGTACaaaatgaagttgaatccaaacaaatgCGTGTTTGGAGTCACCGCTgggaaattcttgggattcatggtatccCAGAGGGGCATTGAAGTCCACCCGGAGAAAGTAAAGGCGATTATGGAACTATCTCCTCCAAGAacggtaaaggaagtacaaagcttgacaaggaagatagcagccttaaacAGGTTCGTATCTAGAGCAACGGGCAGATGTCTTCCTTTCTTACGAACACTAAGAAGGTCTTTCGAATGGATGGATGAGTGCCAAAGGGTATTTGAAGAattgaaggcatatctctccGCTCCGCCACTGCTTAGCCCATCTGCGCCGGGAGAGGAATTGTTCCTATACCTTGTCGTCTCATCAGCAGCG ggggcagatGAGATGCCCACATGGAAAGTTCACATAGACGAATCCTCCAATAAGAACACTGGGGGTGTCGGGGTTGTACTCTACACCTCGGAAGGAGACAaaattgaatgcatgatccgtttGGATTTTGCCACTACTAACAACGAAGCGGAGTACGAGGCCCTAGTTGCGGGACTGGAGCTTGCGATAGCAGCAGGGGCTAGGAAGGCGGTTGTCTACTCCGATTCTAAAGTTGTTGCTAGTcaagttaatgggagttatgatt ATGATATTAGAATGCAGGAGGTAAGCACTGAGAATGGTTGGAAGATTCCGATTTTGGCATACCTCAAAGACGGCAAGCTGCCAGATAACAAAGACGacgcaaggaagttgaaggttaaagctgcccAATTTGTCCTGGTTAAAAACGTCCt GACAACGGCGAGAACACCAACAGGAGAGACGCCGTTTCGATTGGTGTATGGTACcgaggccctcataccggcagaggtGGGATTAGTAACCTACCGTGTGGAGAGCTACGAGGAGAGCAAGAATAATGAAGCATCGCATTTAGAACTTGACCTTGTAGACGAGATCAGGGCAGTAGTTGCACAAAGACTGGCGcgataccaagacatgatggcaaaacattacaactccaaggtcaaGCACAAGGATTtccaggtgggagatctggtattGCGAAAAGTACTCGGTGCTACAAACGATGCCTCCCAAGGAaaactgggtcctaactgggaagggccGTACAGAATtatttcatggcataggaaaagaacgtactacttggagacgttaGACGGAAGGAAATTGAGCCATCCGTGGAAcacagagcacctgaagaagtactaccagtag
- the LOC142640029 gene encoding uncharacterized protein LOC142640029: protein MDGAFVANSFGLSGGLWVLWDSEQVDLSKISSTEQEIYALVTSTARSPWFTWSNHRPLSQLIQGRIDRVFVNPEWNSLFPEATVFHLEKTHSDYCPGSLGKPFKRLVGYIFLSEQATTWNRTQFGNLFQRKNRILARLKGIQKSLAMNPNSFLVKLENNLQVEFAEVSNLEEEFWAMKAKILWLGDRNTTFFHTSALVRQRRNRILCLKDRAGNWIDDDRGIVEFIREDFLDLFTTSLTYSPRMQWNPLCW from the exons ATGGATGGTGCTTTTGTGGCTAATTCTTTTGGTCTCTCTGGGGGTTTGTGGGTGTTGTGGGACTCAGAGCAAGTGGATTTATCGAAAATTTCTTCAACTGAGCAAGAGATTTATGCTCTTGTGACTTCTACAGCTAGGTCTCCCTG GTTTACTTGGTCTAATCACAGGCCTTTGTCCCAGTTAATTCAGGGAAGGATTGATCGAGTCTTCGTTAACCCTGAGTGGAATTCTCTCTTTCCTGAGGCTACGGTCTTCCATTTAGAGAAAACCCATTCTGATTACTGCCCT GGAAGCTTGGGCAAACCCTTTAAACGTCTAGTCGGCTATATCTTCCTATCTGAGCAAGCTACTACTTGGAATCGTACCCAATTTGGTAATCTCTTCCAGAGGAAGAATAGAATCTTAGCCAGACTAAAAGGTATTCAGAAGAGTTTGGCTATGAATCCGAATTCTTTCCTGGTCAAGTTGGAAAATAATTTGCAAGTTGAATTTGCAGAAGTGTCTAATCTTGAGGAGGAGTTTTGGGCCATGAAAGCCAAGATTTTGTGGTTAGGTGACAGGAACACTACTTTCTTTCATACTTCTGCTTTGGTTCGCCAGAGAAGAAACCGCATTCTATGTTTGAAGGATAGGGCTGGCAATTGGATTGATGATGATAGGGGTATTGTGGAATTCATTAGGGAGGATTTCTTGGATCTGTTCACTACTAGTCTCACTTATTCTCCCCGAATGCAATGGAATCCTCTTTGCTGGTAA
- the LOC142638671 gene encoding phosphoglucan phosphatase LSF2, chloroplastic — translation MGSVGNSLLSYSVLKAPLENKKILMNSACYSFVSISTSSSRLRKINCKLPETQSGIEQHNHTSKKASNSKTNKMEEYNIAMKGMMRNPYEYHHDLGMNYTLITENMIVGSQPQKLEDINHLKQEENVAYILNLQQDKDVEYWGIDLQSIIKRCQELGIRHMRRPARDFDPDSLRSGLPKAVSSLEWAIFEGKGKVYVHCTAGLGRAPAVAISYMFWFCGMSLNTAYDTLTAKRPCGPNKGAIRGATYDLAKNDPWKEPFENLPEYAFEGIAEWERNLIQDRVRSLRGS, via the exons ATGGGAAGTGTCGGTAACAGTTTGCTTTCTTATTCAGTCCTCAAAGCTCCTCTTGAAAACAAGAAGATATTGATGAACTCTGCATGCTATTCCTTTGTGTCCATTTCCACGAGTAGCTCAAGGTTGAGAAAGATTAATTGCAAACTACCTGAGACTCAGAGTGGGATTGAGCAGCACAACCACACAAGCAAAAAAGCCTCCAATTCAAAGACCAACAAGATGGAAGAGTACAACATTGCTATGAAGGGGATGATGAGGAACCCTTATGAGTATCACCATGATCTTG GCATGAACTATACTCTGATAACTGAAAATATGATAGTGGGCTCCCAGCCACAGAAACTTGAAGATATTAATCACCTAAAACAGGAAGAGAACGTGGCATATATTTTGAACTTGCAGCAGGACAAGGATGTTGAATATTGGGGAATTGACTTGCAGTCGATAATAAAAAGATGTCAAGAACTTGGAATCCGTCACATGAGGAGGCCT GCAAGAGACTTTGATCCAGATTCATTGAGAAGTGGATTACCTAAAGCTGTTTCATCACTGGAATGGGCCATTTTTGAGGGGAAAGGAAAAGTGTATGTGCACTGCACTGCTGGATTGGGGAGGGCACCAGCTGTTGCAATCTCTTACATGTTCTGGTTTTGTGGGATGAGT CTGAATACAGCATATGATACACTAACTGCAAAAAGGCCTTGTGGCCCCAATAAGGGAGCAATACGTGGAGCCACTTATGATCTAGCTAAGAATGACCCATGGAAAGAGCCTTTTGAGAATCTTCCAGAATATGCATTTGAGGGTATAGCAGAATGGGAGAGGAACTTGATTCAAGACCGTGTCCGTTCCCTCCGTGGAAGTTGA